Proteins from a single region of Hordeum vulgare subsp. vulgare chromosome 6H, MorexV3_pseudomolecules_assembly, whole genome shotgun sequence:
- the LOC123401479 gene encoding uncharacterized protein LOC123401479, whose protein sequence is MADKPSRALVLYAAGHAALLAGGGGGKGHLDAFASIASCGFLSVRTPAVNEDGGDKDSDTILELAQLLDVYDGLCPAKDGETSRVDPQQLVVPKLSERFMGLRAAMVTNCPGVSSFAANLGFHVFGTEDFAAQSGSGSSSKDSRIIDRAFTLLGFVEGNVQDASEFDLVFVHAAMENTTSKLGKLGMKTDLNRLDKLVASVMEAAPVGSAVAARIHVSVVLSYGSATENKEEACLIVNSSTETDSDLKLLRPRQSYTMKAGKTLDDVRNHHPMLLAQWQQGVTRSDLAKEFSFEEFIKRAGNFAMLAERFLHEVAFKLWKAPKYGA, encoded by the exons ATGGCGGACAAGCCGAGCCGGGCGCTGGTGCTCTACGCCGCCGGCCACGCGGCGCTGCTCGCCGGAGGCGGAGGGGGGAAGGGCCACCTCGACGCGTTCGCCTCCATCGCCTCCTGCGGCTTCCTCTCCGTCCGCACCCCCGCCGTCAACG AGGACGGAGGGGACAAGGACAGCGACACGATCCTCGAGCTGGCGCAGCTGCTCGACGTCTACGACGGCCTCTGCCCTGCCAAG GATGGGGAAACTTCCCGGGTGGATCCTCAGCAGCTGGTAGTTCCCAAGCTATCCGAGAG GTTCATGGGGCTGAGAGCTGCTATGGTCACCAATTGCCCCGGTGTTAGTTCATTTGCGGCGAATCTTGGCTTCCATGTTTTTGGAACCGAGGATTTCGCCGCGCAATCCGGTTCAGGCAGCAGTTCTAAGGACTCTAGAATAATCGACCGGGCATTCACTCTGCTGGGATTTGTGGAGGGGAATGTCCAGGATGCGTCCGAATTCGATCTAGTGTTTGTGCATGCAGCAATGGAGAACACAACCAGCAAGCTTGGGAAGTTAGGGATGAAGACGGATCTCAACCGGCTTGACAAATTGGTGGCTTCGGTCATGGAAGCTGCGCCGGTCGGTTCAGCTGTCGCCGCCCGTATTCATGTTTCTGTGGTATTGAGCTATGGATCTGCTACTGAAAATAAGGAAGAGGCATGCCTCATTGTAAACTCTTCGACCGAAACTGATTCTGACTTGAAGTTACTCCGTCCACGCCAGAGCTACACTATGAAAGCAGGAAAGACGTTGGATGATGTCAG GAATCATCATCCCATGCTACTGGCACAGTGGCAGCAAGGAGTAACACGTTCTGATTTGGCCAAAGAGTTCTCTTTTGAGGAATTTATAAAG CGTGCCGGAAACTTTGCTATGCTTGCTGAGCGCTTTCTACATGAGGTTGCATTTAAGCTCTGGAAAGCGCCAAAATATGGAGCATAG